In Embleya scabrispora, the DNA window CGCCGCTGACGTCCCATTCGGTCCGTGGGTTGCCGGTCTTGCTGTTCTCGCAGGCGATGGCGTTGGCGACCGGCGCGTCGCACGGACCCGCGGCCGCCTTGGGTGTCTCCGGTGCCGCGACGGTCAATGCGAGCAGTAGCGCGAACAGTGTCGGTATGGTCGCTCTGCGCAGCCTTGGCCTGGGTATCTTCATGAGTGTCCCCCACCCGAATATCGGTTCCCGGGGCGGTGTCCCGGGGCCGAGATACGGGAAAGTGTGGCGTACGTTCCGGCCTGTTGTCCGGGTTTTGCCCTCTCGTGAGGCGGGCCGTGGGTACAGTGCGGGAAGCCGGGGGTGGGGCGACTCCGGGTCGGGCCCGGGGAGTTCGAATCGGCGGCTCGGGCGGGGACGGTTGGGCGCGACGGTCCGGGGGGACTTTGTGAAGGTAGTGATCACCGGCGGTGCCGGTTTCATCGGCGCGAATCTGGCCGCCTCGTTGCAGGGCCACGACGTGGTGCGCGACGTTCACGTGGTGGACGATCTGTCCACGGGGTCGCTCGCGAACCTCACCGGGTTGAAGGTGACGTTCCATCAGGGCTCGATCCTGGAACCGGAGTTGCTCGACCGCGCGTTCGAGGGTGCGGACGCGGTGGTGCATCTGGCCGCGTTGCCTTCGGTGCCCCGGTCGGTGGAGGCGCCGCTGGCCAGCCACCACGCCAACGCGACGGGCACCCTCGAGGTGTTGGAGGCGGCCCGGCGGGCCGGGAACATCCACGTGGTGGCCGCGTCCTCGTCGTCGGTGTACGGCGCGAATCGCGAGTTGCCCAAGCGTGAGGACATGCGCACCGCGCCGCTGAGCCCGTACGCGGTGAGCAAGTTGGCCACCGAGGCGTATCTGGTCGCGTACGGCAACTGCTACGGGCTGCCGGTGTTGCCGTTCCGGTTCTTCAACGTCTTCGGCCCCGGCCAGCCGGCCGATCACGCGTACGCCGCGGTGATTCCGCGCTTCGTGGACGCGGCGCTGGCGGGTCGGCCGCTGTCGGTGCAGGGCGACGGCGAACAGACGCGCGACTTCACCGACATCGACAGCGTGTGCGCGGTGTTGACCGACGCCGTGTTGCGCCGGGTGGTCTCGGACATCCCGGTCAACCTGGCCTTCGGCTCCCGGACTTCGTTGAACGCGCTGATCGCTCTGCTGGCGGATGTGCTCGGGCACGCGGTCGAGGTGGAGCACACCTCCCCCAGGCCCGGTGACGTGCGCGACTCCCAGGCGGACGGGTCGCGGCTGCGCGCGTTGTTCCCGGCGGCGGAGCCTGTCGAGTTGCGCGACGGGCTGGCCCGGACGGTCGCGTGGTTCCGGTCCCGGCTCGGCTGAGGCGCGGTCGGGCGGCTCAGTCCCGGGTGGGTGGGCGCAGGGGGCGGGCGGGTGCGCCCACCACGGTGGTGCCGGCGGGTACGTCGCGCGTGACCACGGCGCCCGCGCCGACGAAGGCGTCCGGGCCGACGGTCAGGCCCTGGAGGACGACGGCGTTGCTGCCGACGGTGGCGCCCGCGCACAGGTGCACGTTGCCGGAGATGTTGGCGCCCGGATACACGGTGGCGCGCGCGTCGAGCACGGTGTCGTGCCCGATGGTGGCGTTGTAGTGGACCTGCGCGTGCGGGCCGAGGGTGACGCTGCTGGAGACGTACGCGTTGGCCTGGACGAGGCAGCCGGCCGCGAGCACCGTCTCAGGCGCGATCGCCGCGCGCGGATGCACGAGGGTGGCCGGGCGCAGTCCCCGCCGCTCCAGCAGGAGGGCGAACCGGGCCCGGGCGGCCGGGGCGGCGATGCCGACCAGGTACTCGCCGGCCGCGGCCTCGTCGGGGCGCAACACCGGGAGTCCGCGCACCTGTTCGCCGGCGCGGGCGTCGTCGAGGAACGCGGTGACGGGAAGCGCGGCGGCGAGCGCGGTGTCGAGGGCTTCGCGGCCGACGCCGCCGGCCCCGCAGATGTAGAGCTGCATGGGGGACATCCTGGCACCGCCGGGCGGTCGGGGTGGGAGGCGCACGAACGCGAACGCGGGCACCGACGCGGGCGCGGGCGTGGCAGGGCTGGCCCGGATCGTCGAGTGGAAGCGAATGGTGCGGTGAGTGCTGATCGGGAAGGCGACCTTCGGGTTCGAGGCAGGGCGCGATATCTGTCCCGACTGGATCCACCGGGTGCCGCGCTGGTCGCGGTGGCGGCGTTGTGGGCACCGGTGGCGGCGGCGAATCGGGTCGGTGCGCCGGGGAGGTATCTGCTGGCGCTGGCGACCGTGGCCGGGGCGTACGTGCTGGGGCGGCTGTGCGGCGGGCGGTTCGCGTTACCCGTGCCGGCGATGCTCGCCGGCGCGGTGACGGTGATGTTGGTGGTGTGGCCCGACGCGGTGAGTGGGGACGCGACGGCGCCGCCGTTGGATTATGGGAACGCCGACGGTGCGTTGGTGGTGCAGGGGGTGGGGGCGGCGTGTCTGGCCGCTGTGGCCGCCGTGTCGGGTCGGTGGCGGGCCGCACTGCTGGTGTTGGCCGGGGTGTTGGTGGTGGGTACGTTCGCGACGCGGTCGGTGGCCGCGGCGGCGGGGGCAGTGGCGGTGTTGTCGACCGCGCTGACGGCGCCGCTGGTGCGGCGGCGGGGCACGGTCGTGGCGCTGTCGGCGCTGTGCGCGGCCGGGGTGGTGCTGGGCACCGTGGTCCTGGGTGCGCTGGGTACGCGGACGGAGAGCGTCGAGGGTGCCGCCCGGGCGGGGTTGACCGAGCGTCGGGTGCAACTGTGGGGCGACGGCGTACATCTGACGAAGCGTTTCCCGGTACGCGGGACGGGGCCCGGCACGTTCGTGGAGAACAGTCCGACCGTGCGTTCGGACGCGGATGTGCACTCCGCGCACTCGATGTGGCTGCGGCAGAGCGCCGAGCAGGGCGTCCCCGGCGCGCTGTGTCTGGTCGGCGTGGTGGGATGGGTGTACGTGCGGTTGTGGCGCTCGGCGCGGTCCCCGGCGGTGGTGGCGGTGGGATCGGTGACCTTCACGGCGTTCGTGGTGCAGGCCTCGATGGACTATGTGGCCGAGTTTCCGGCGGTGTTGGCGGCGGTCGGGGTGGTCGTGGGGGTGGCGACGGCGGGGCCGGACGTGCGGGCGCGGCCGCGGGCCGTTCCGGCGGTGGGGGTCTCGTAGCGCGGGCGGGGCTTTCCCGGCGTGATCGGGTGAACGCCGTGGCCGGCGTGCGGAGTTGCGACGTGGTTGTCGGGGTCGTGGTTTGTCCGGGCCGGCGTCCTTGAGGGCTTTGCACGACTTGCCCGCTTCACCCGATCTACGCTCGGGAAACCTCAGATGAAGCTCAGATCCGTCGCGTCGAGGCGAGTCCCCGTCTATTTTGTGGAATCGCCGCACCACGGGCGCACCTATTTCCCAGGCAAGGGGAATGTCACGTCGATTCGCAGGTTTGTCGATCTGCGTGCAGGATTGCCGGAATCCCGTTTCGAGTTCGTTGCGGGATTTTCCAGAGAATGAGAACAGGCGGGACGGACGGTCCGGGGGGCCGTCTGCCGATCGGGTGGGTATGAGCCCCGGCATCCCGTTGTACATGCAGGTCAATGCCCTGTCATCAGGCGGGCGTGGGACCGGCCGGCCGCCGGCCGGCGCGGTGAACCGACGTCTCGCCATGC includes these proteins:
- a CDS encoding NAD-dependent epimerase/dehydratase family protein yields the protein MKVVITGGAGFIGANLAASLQGHDVVRDVHVVDDLSTGSLANLTGLKVTFHQGSILEPELLDRAFEGADAVVHLAALPSVPRSVEAPLASHHANATGTLEVLEAARRAGNIHVVAASSSSVYGANRELPKREDMRTAPLSPYAVSKLATEAYLVAYGNCYGLPVLPFRFFNVFGPGQPADHAYAAVIPRFVDAALAGRPLSVQGDGEQTRDFTDIDSVCAVLTDAVLRRVVSDIPVNLAFGSRTSLNALIALLADVLGHAVEVEHTSPRPGDVRDSQADGSRLRALFPAAEPVELRDGLARTVAWFRSRLG
- a CDS encoding NeuD/PglB/VioB family sugar acetyltransferase, with product MQLYICGAGGVGREALDTALAAALPVTAFLDDARAGEQVRGLPVLRPDEAAAGEYLVGIAAPAARARFALLLERRGLRPATLVHPRAAIAPETVLAAGCLVQANAYVSSSVTLGPHAQVHYNATIGHDTVLDARATVYPGANISGNVHLCAGATVGSNAVVLQGLTVGPDAFVGAGAVVTRDVPAGTTVVGAPARPLRPPTRD
- a CDS encoding O-antigen ligase family protein; amino-acid sequence: MSADREGDLRVRGRARYLSRLDPPGAALVAVAALWAPVAAANRVGAPGRYLLALATVAGAYVLGRLCGGRFALPVPAMLAGAVTVMLVVWPDAVSGDATAPPLDYGNADGALVVQGVGAACLAAVAAVSGRWRAALLVLAGVLVVGTFATRSVAAAAGAVAVLSTALTAPLVRRRGTVVALSALCAAGVVLGTVVLGALGTRTESVEGAARAGLTERRVQLWGDGVHLTKRFPVRGTGPGTFVENSPTVRSDADVHSAHSMWLRQSAEQGVPGALCLVGVVGWVYVRLWRSARSPAVVAVGSVTFTAFVVQASMDYVAEFPAVLAAVGVVVGVATAGPDVRARPRAVPAVGVS